A region of Gadus morhua chromosome 18, gadMor3.0, whole genome shotgun sequence DNA encodes the following proteins:
- the zgc:171971 gene encoding DNA-directed RNA polymerase III subunit RPC4 isoform X2: MSDIGDVESAPGTSGCGSRTGLGFALGRGHPGRLTGLSSPVPPGRLTSLKSRDLTLGGLKKPKKIFEPNVKAVRKSKDELQDESKEVPKKERRKRDEKQRESRGRRRERPQTIQSHSIFEQGPADTMRKIAWRGTPDLGEAAASPLGKAVKKERRESEPDEDEMLFKLQRDDFIDDPDLRNDARLRPVQLPLYQTHTNFQKTETPMVTSTTFKKDTSMGESPVLGTGAGCDPSRRGSQMRAAELPGHAAPTLGKLFHELSLSGKEELFFIQLPDCMPGPPSASQGEADPAGHATAPEKTPSRRAAQPPPPKVPLRERQAVLSDFSEGMLGKLLVRRSGRVQLKLGDNIMDVSEGAAFSFLQQLVSVRLSGGRTGDMAVLGNVERKLVFSPDFQTLLQEAPANPTSGQR; this comes from the exons ATGAGTGACATCGGGGACGTGGAAAGTGCCCCGGGGACGTCTGGATGTGGCAGCCGGACCGGACTGGGGTTCGCCCTGGGGAGGGGGCATCCAGGACGCCTCACGGGGCTCTCCTCCCCCGTACCACCAGGAAGACTGACATCTCTGAAATCCAGAGACCTCACTTTGGGCGGACTAAAAAAGCCAAAG AAAATCTTCGAGCCAAACGTAAAAGCTGTTAGGAAAAGTAAAGACGA GCTACAAGACGAAAGTAAGGAGGTGCcgaagaaggagagaaggaaacgAGATGAGAAGCAAAGAGAGAgccgagggaggaggagagagagaccccagaCCATCCAGTCTCACTCCATCTTTGAACAAGGACCCGCCGACACCATGCGCAAAATAG CGTGGCGGGGGACCCCAGATCTTGGCGAGGCCGCAGCGTCACCTTTGGGGAAGGCGGtgaagaaggagagaagggagtcggagccggatgaagatgagatgcTGTTTAAACTGCAGCGTGACGAC TTCATAGACGACCCTGACCTGAGGAACGATGCGCGACTGAGGCCCGTCCAGCTGCCTCTTTACCAGACTCATACCAACTTCCAGAAGACAGAGACGCCTATGGTCACTAGCACAACGT TTAAAAAGGACACATCCATGGGTGAGTCTCCAGTCTTGGGGACGGGTGCTGGCTGTGACCCCTCCAGGAGAGGGTCCCAGATGCGGGCAGCAGAGCTACCCGGGCATGCGGCCCCGACCCTGGGGAAACTCTTCCATGAGCTCAGCCTGAGCGGGAAAGAGGAGCTCTTCTTCATCCAGCTGCCGGACTGCATGCCCGGCCCGCCCTCAGCGTCGCAGGGGGAGGCGGACCCCGCCGGCCACGCCACGGCCCCCGAGAAGACCCCCAGCAGAAGGGCAGCCCAGCCCCCGCCACCG AAGGTGCCGCTGAGGGAAAGGCAAGCGGTTCTGTCAGACTTCTCAGAGGGCATGCTGGGTAAACTGCTGGTCAGACGCTCTGGTCGCGTCCAGCTGAAACTGGGAGACAACATCATGGATGTGTCTGAGGGTGCAGCCTTCTCATTCCTCCAG CAACTGGTGTCCGTGCGTTTGTCTGGCGGTAGAACGGGGGACATGGCGGTGCTTGGGAACGTAGAGAGGAAACTGGTGTTCTCTCCGGACTTCCAGACTCTCCTGCAGGAGGCCCCGGCAAACCCGACATCGGGGCAGAGATGA
- the zgc:171971 gene encoding DNA-directed RNA polymerase III subunit RPC4 isoform X1 codes for MSDIGDVESAPGTSGCGSRTGLGFALGRGHPGRLTGLSSPVPPGRLTSLKSRDLTLGGLKKPKKIFEPNVKAVRKSKDDRLQDESKEVPKKERRKRDEKQRESRGRRRERPQTIQSHSIFEQGPADTMRKIAWRGTPDLGEAAASPLGKAVKKERRESEPDEDEMLFKLQRDDFIDDPDLRNDARLRPVQLPLYQTHTNFQKTETPMVTSTTFKKDTSMGESPVLGTGAGCDPSRRGSQMRAAELPGHAAPTLGKLFHELSLSGKEELFFIQLPDCMPGPPSASQGEADPAGHATAPEKTPSRRAAQPPPPKVPLRERQAVLSDFSEGMLGKLLVRRSGRVQLKLGDNIMDVSEGAAFSFLQQLVSVRLSGGRTGDMAVLGNVERKLVFSPDFQTLLQEAPANPTSGQR; via the exons ATGAGTGACATCGGGGACGTGGAAAGTGCCCCGGGGACGTCTGGATGTGGCAGCCGGACCGGACTGGGGTTCGCCCTGGGGAGGGGGCATCCAGGACGCCTCACGGGGCTCTCCTCCCCCGTACCACCAGGAAGACTGACATCTCTGAAATCCAGAGACCTCACTTTGGGCGGACTAAAAAAGCCAAAG AAAATCTTCGAGCCAAACGTAAAAGCTGTTAGGAAAAGTAAAGACGA CAGGCTACAAGACGAAAGTAAGGAGGTGCcgaagaaggagagaaggaaacgAGATGAGAAGCAAAGAGAGAgccgagggaggaggagagagagaccccagaCCATCCAGTCTCACTCCATCTTTGAACAAGGACCCGCCGACACCATGCGCAAAATAG CGTGGCGGGGGACCCCAGATCTTGGCGAGGCCGCAGCGTCACCTTTGGGGAAGGCGGtgaagaaggagagaagggagtcggagccggatgaagatgagatgcTGTTTAAACTGCAGCGTGACGAC TTCATAGACGACCCTGACCTGAGGAACGATGCGCGACTGAGGCCCGTCCAGCTGCCTCTTTACCAGACTCATACCAACTTCCAGAAGACAGAGACGCCTATGGTCACTAGCACAACGT TTAAAAAGGACACATCCATGGGTGAGTCTCCAGTCTTGGGGACGGGTGCTGGCTGTGACCCCTCCAGGAGAGGGTCCCAGATGCGGGCAGCAGAGCTACCCGGGCATGCGGCCCCGACCCTGGGGAAACTCTTCCATGAGCTCAGCCTGAGCGGGAAAGAGGAGCTCTTCTTCATCCAGCTGCCGGACTGCATGCCCGGCCCGCCCTCAGCGTCGCAGGGGGAGGCGGACCCCGCCGGCCACGCCACGGCCCCCGAGAAGACCCCCAGCAGAAGGGCAGCCCAGCCCCCGCCACCG AAGGTGCCGCTGAGGGAAAGGCAAGCGGTTCTGTCAGACTTCTCAGAGGGCATGCTGGGTAAACTGCTGGTCAGACGCTCTGGTCGCGTCCAGCTGAAACTGGGAGACAACATCATGGATGTGTCTGAGGGTGCAGCCTTCTCATTCCTCCAG CAACTGGTGTCCGTGCGTTTGTCTGGCGGTAGAACGGGGGACATGGCGGTGCTTGGGAACGTAGAGAGGAAACTGGTGTTCTCTCCGGACTTCCAGACTCTCCTGCAGGAGGCCCCGGCAAACCCGACATCGGGGCAGAGATGA
- the zgc:171971 gene encoding DNA-directed RNA polymerase III subunit RPC4 isoform X3, giving the protein MSDIGDVESAPGTSGCGSRTGLGFALGRGHPGRLTGLSSPVPPGRLTSLKSRDLTLGGLKKPKKIFEPNVKAVRKSKDDRLQDESKEVPKKERRKRDEKQRESRGRRRERPQTIQSHSIFEQGPADTMRKIAWRGTPDLGEAAASPLGKAVKKERRESEPDEDEMLFKLQRDDFIDDPDLRNDARLRPVQLPLYQTHTNFQKTETPMVTSTTFKKDTSMGESPVLGTGAGCDPSRRGSQMRAAELPGHAAPTLGKLFHELSLSGKEELFFIQLPDCMPGPPSASQGEADPAGHATAPEKTPSRRAAQPPPPVPLRERQAVLSDFSEGMLGKLLVRRSGRVQLKLGDNIMDVSEGAAFSFLQQLVSVRLSGGRTGDMAVLGNVERKLVFSPDFQTLLQEAPANPTSGQR; this is encoded by the exons ATGAGTGACATCGGGGACGTGGAAAGTGCCCCGGGGACGTCTGGATGTGGCAGCCGGACCGGACTGGGGTTCGCCCTGGGGAGGGGGCATCCAGGACGCCTCACGGGGCTCTCCTCCCCCGTACCACCAGGAAGACTGACATCTCTGAAATCCAGAGACCTCACTTTGGGCGGACTAAAAAAGCCAAAG AAAATCTTCGAGCCAAACGTAAAAGCTGTTAGGAAAAGTAAAGACGA CAGGCTACAAGACGAAAGTAAGGAGGTGCcgaagaaggagagaaggaaacgAGATGAGAAGCAAAGAGAGAgccgagggaggaggagagagagaccccagaCCATCCAGTCTCACTCCATCTTTGAACAAGGACCCGCCGACACCATGCGCAAAATAG CGTGGCGGGGGACCCCAGATCTTGGCGAGGCCGCAGCGTCACCTTTGGGGAAGGCGGtgaagaaggagagaagggagtcggagccggatgaagatgagatgcTGTTTAAACTGCAGCGTGACGAC TTCATAGACGACCCTGACCTGAGGAACGATGCGCGACTGAGGCCCGTCCAGCTGCCTCTTTACCAGACTCATACCAACTTCCAGAAGACAGAGACGCCTATGGTCACTAGCACAACGT TTAAAAAGGACACATCCATGGGTGAGTCTCCAGTCTTGGGGACGGGTGCTGGCTGTGACCCCTCCAGGAGAGGGTCCCAGATGCGGGCAGCAGAGCTACCCGGGCATGCGGCCCCGACCCTGGGGAAACTCTTCCATGAGCTCAGCCTGAGCGGGAAAGAGGAGCTCTTCTTCATCCAGCTGCCGGACTGCATGCCCGGCCCGCCCTCAGCGTCGCAGGGGGAGGCGGACCCCGCCGGCCACGCCACGGCCCCCGAGAAGACCCCCAGCAGAAGGGCAGCCCAGCCCCCGCCACCG GTGCCGCTGAGGGAAAGGCAAGCGGTTCTGTCAGACTTCTCAGAGGGCATGCTGGGTAAACTGCTGGTCAGACGCTCTGGTCGCGTCCAGCTGAAACTGGGAGACAACATCATGGATGTGTCTGAGGGTGCAGCCTTCTCATTCCTCCAG CAACTGGTGTCCGTGCGTTTGTCTGGCGGTAGAACGGGGGACATGGCGGTGCTTGGGAACGTAGAGAGGAAACTGGTGTTCTCTCCGGACTTCCAGACTCTCCTGCAGGAGGCCCCGGCAAACCCGACATCGGGGCAGAGATGA
- the LOC115530754 gene encoding uncharacterized protein LOC115530754 isoform X2, which yields METVYTEAVSGAHFVSNTDQLQKMLLSIYVVLAFLHLATSSPKIVGNCKENGTLNCRGIDSVESFNAITWTKQPSFRIIRRSRGQIWPYDFNRTAYLTDENSLLLPDLTPEDSGTYECLIGANPGGKNSKSTVILEVPVCVTEPPVPEPPDLPIPQTVGCFLAICLLKLLLPIIVAQVFHGLRREVKSENPLPLS from the exons ATG GAAACTGTCTACACTGAAGCGGTTTCAGGGGCCCACTTTGTTTCCAACACTGATCAATTGCAGAAGATGTTATTGTCAATATATGTTGTG CTGGCGTTTCTACATTTAGCAACCTCAAGTCCTAAAATAGTCGGGAATTGCAAAGAAAATGGTACTTTAAACTGTCGTGGAATCGATAGCGTTGAATCCTTCAACGCTATCACATGGACCAAG CAACCGTCTTTCCGTATAATCAGAAGAAGCCGTGGTCAGATTTGGCCATATGATTTCAATCGGACTGCTTACCTGACCGATGAAAACAGCCTTCTTCTCCCTGACCTTACGCCTGAAGACTCAGGAACCTACGAGTGTCTGATCGGGGCAAACCCCGGGGGTAAGAACTCCAAGTCCACGGTGATCCTGGAGGTTCCAG TTTGTGTGACTGAGCCCCCCGTTCCTGAGCCACCTGATCTGCCCATCCCACAGACAGTTGGCTGTTTCCTGGCCATATGCCTTCTCAAACTTCTTCTGCCCATCATTGTG GCCCAAGTATTTCACGGCTTGCGGAGAGAAGTGAAGAGTGAGAACCCCCTGCCTTTgagttaa
- the LOC115530754 gene encoding uncharacterized protein LOC115530754 isoform X1 — protein METVYTEAVSGAHFVSNTDQLQKMLLSIYVVLAFLHLATSSPKIVGNCKENGTLNCRGIDSVESFNAITWTKQPSFRIIRRSRGQIWPYDFNRTAYLTDENSLLLPDLTPEDSGTYECLIGANPGGKNSKSTVILEVPGRQYVLHSPCSVCVTEPPVPEPPDLPIPQTVGCFLAICLLKLLLPIIVAQVFHGLRREVKSENPLPLS, from the exons ATG GAAACTGTCTACACTGAAGCGGTTTCAGGGGCCCACTTTGTTTCCAACACTGATCAATTGCAGAAGATGTTATTGTCAATATATGTTGTG CTGGCGTTTCTACATTTAGCAACCTCAAGTCCTAAAATAGTCGGGAATTGCAAAGAAAATGGTACTTTAAACTGTCGTGGAATCGATAGCGTTGAATCCTTCAACGCTATCACATGGACCAAG CAACCGTCTTTCCGTATAATCAGAAGAAGCCGTGGTCAGATTTGGCCATATGATTTCAATCGGACTGCTTACCTGACCGATGAAAACAGCCTTCTTCTCCCTGACCTTACGCCTGAAGACTCAGGAACCTACGAGTGTCTGATCGGGGCAAACCCCGGGGGTAAGAACTCCAAGTCCACGGTGATCCTGGAGGTTCCAGGTAGGCAGTACGTTTTACACAGCCCGTGCTCAG TTTGTGTGACTGAGCCCCCCGTTCCTGAGCCACCTGATCTGCCCATCCCACAGACAGTTGGCTGTTTCCTGGCCATATGCCTTCTCAAACTTCTTCTGCCCATCATTGTG GCCCAAGTATTTCACGGCTTGCGGAGAGAAGTGAAGAGTGAGAACCCCCTGCCTTTgagttaa
- the LOC115530754 gene encoding uncharacterized protein LOC115530754 isoform X5: METVYTEAVSGAHFVSNTDQLQKMLLSIYVVQPSFRIIRRSRGQIWPYDFNRTAYLTDENSLLLPDLTPEDSGTYECLIGANPGGKNSKSTVILEVPVCVTEPPVPEPPDLPIPQTVGCFLAICLLKLLLPIIVAQVFHGLRREVKSENPLPLS; this comes from the exons ATG GAAACTGTCTACACTGAAGCGGTTTCAGGGGCCCACTTTGTTTCCAACACTGATCAATTGCAGAAGATGTTATTGTCAATATATGTTGTG CAACCGTCTTTCCGTATAATCAGAAGAAGCCGTGGTCAGATTTGGCCATATGATTTCAATCGGACTGCTTACCTGACCGATGAAAACAGCCTTCTTCTCCCTGACCTTACGCCTGAAGACTCAGGAACCTACGAGTGTCTGATCGGGGCAAACCCCGGGGGTAAGAACTCCAAGTCCACGGTGATCCTGGAGGTTCCAG TTTGTGTGACTGAGCCCCCCGTTCCTGAGCCACCTGATCTGCCCATCCCACAGACAGTTGGCTGTTTCCTGGCCATATGCCTTCTCAAACTTCTTCTGCCCATCATTGTG GCCCAAGTATTTCACGGCTTGCGGAGAGAAGTGAAGAGTGAGAACCCCCTGCCTTTgagttaa
- the LOC115530754 gene encoding uncharacterized protein LOC115530754 isoform X4 — protein sequence METVYTEAVSGAHFVSNTDQLQKMLLSIYVVQPSFRIIRRSRGQIWPYDFNRTAYLTDENSLLLPDLTPEDSGTYECLIGANPGGKNSKSTVILEVPGRQYVLHSPCSVCVTEPPVPEPPDLPIPQTVGCFLAICLLKLLLPIIVAQVFHGLRREVKSENPLPLS from the exons ATG GAAACTGTCTACACTGAAGCGGTTTCAGGGGCCCACTTTGTTTCCAACACTGATCAATTGCAGAAGATGTTATTGTCAATATATGTTGTG CAACCGTCTTTCCGTATAATCAGAAGAAGCCGTGGTCAGATTTGGCCATATGATTTCAATCGGACTGCTTACCTGACCGATGAAAACAGCCTTCTTCTCCCTGACCTTACGCCTGAAGACTCAGGAACCTACGAGTGTCTGATCGGGGCAAACCCCGGGGGTAAGAACTCCAAGTCCACGGTGATCCTGGAGGTTCCAGGTAGGCAGTACGTTTTACACAGCCCGTGCTCAG TTTGTGTGACTGAGCCCCCCGTTCCTGAGCCACCTGATCTGCCCATCCCACAGACAGTTGGCTGTTTCCTGGCCATATGCCTTCTCAAACTTCTTCTGCCCATCATTGTG GCCCAAGTATTTCACGGCTTGCGGAGAGAAGTGAAGAGTGAGAACCCCCTGCCTTTgagttaa
- the LOC115530754 gene encoding uncharacterized protein LOC115530754 isoform X3, translating into METVYTEAVSGAHFVSNTDQLQKMLLSIYVVLAFLHLATSSPKIVGNCKENGTLNCRGIDSVESFNAITWTKQPSFRIIRRSRGQIWPYDFNRTAYLTDENSLLLPDLTPEDSGTYECLIGANPGVCVTEPPVPEPPDLPIPQTVGCFLAICLLKLLLPIIVAQVFHGLRREVKSENPLPLS; encoded by the exons ATG GAAACTGTCTACACTGAAGCGGTTTCAGGGGCCCACTTTGTTTCCAACACTGATCAATTGCAGAAGATGTTATTGTCAATATATGTTGTG CTGGCGTTTCTACATTTAGCAACCTCAAGTCCTAAAATAGTCGGGAATTGCAAAGAAAATGGTACTTTAAACTGTCGTGGAATCGATAGCGTTGAATCCTTCAACGCTATCACATGGACCAAG CAACCGTCTTTCCGTATAATCAGAAGAAGCCGTGGTCAGATTTGGCCATATGATTTCAATCGGACTGCTTACCTGACCGATGAAAACAGCCTTCTTCTCCCTGACCTTACGCCTGAAGACTCAGGAACCTACGAGTGTCTGATCGGGGCAAACCCCGGGG TTTGTGTGACTGAGCCCCCCGTTCCTGAGCCACCTGATCTGCCCATCCCACAGACAGTTGGCTGTTTCCTGGCCATATGCCTTCTCAAACTTCTTCTGCCCATCATTGTG GCCCAAGTATTTCACGGCTTGCGGAGAGAAGTGAAGAGTGAGAACCCCCTGCCTTTgagttaa
- the LOC115530754 gene encoding uncharacterized protein LOC115530754 isoform X6 translates to MQPSFRIIRRSRGQIWPYDFNRTAYLTDENSLLLPDLTPEDSGTYECLIGANPGGKNSKSTVILEVPVCVTEPPVPEPPDLPIPQTVGCFLAICLLKLLLPIIVAQVFHGLRREVKSENPLPLS, encoded by the exons ATG CAACCGTCTTTCCGTATAATCAGAAGAAGCCGTGGTCAGATTTGGCCATATGATTTCAATCGGACTGCTTACCTGACCGATGAAAACAGCCTTCTTCTCCCTGACCTTACGCCTGAAGACTCAGGAACCTACGAGTGTCTGATCGGGGCAAACCCCGGGGGTAAGAACTCCAAGTCCACGGTGATCCTGGAGGTTCCAG TTTGTGTGACTGAGCCCCCCGTTCCTGAGCCACCTGATCTGCCCATCCCACAGACAGTTGGCTGTTTCCTGGCCATATGCCTTCTCAAACTTCTTCTGCCCATCATTGTG GCCCAAGTATTTCACGGCTTGCGGAGAGAAGTGAAGAGTGAGAACCCCCTGCCTTTgagttaa